The Macaca nemestrina isolate mMacNem1 chromosome 12, mMacNem.hap1, whole genome shotgun sequence genome contains a region encoding:
- the LOC105468723 gene encoding LOW QUALITY PROTEIN: mitochondrial import receptor subunit TOM5 homolog (The sequence of the model RefSeq protein was modified relative to this genomic sequence to represent the inferred CDS: inserted 2 bases in 1 codon), with the protein MFRIEGLAPKLDPEEMRRKMREDVISXIQNFLIYVALLQVTPFILKKLDSI; encoded by the exons ATGTTCCGGATTGAGGGCCTCGCGCCGAAGCTGGACCCGGAGGAGATGAGACGGAAGATGCGCGAGGATGTGATCTC CATACAGAACTTTCTCATCTACGTGGCCCTGCTGCAAGTCACTCCATTTATCTTAAAGAAATTGGACAGCATATGA